A window of the Cuculus canorus isolate bCucCan1 chromosome 3, bCucCan1.pri, whole genome shotgun sequence genome harbors these coding sequences:
- the BCL2L11 gene encoding bcl-2-like protein 11: MAKQPPEAKAQLQGERLPAEGPLRPGAPAALPGSPGSPGPFATRSPLFIFVRRSPLMSRSSSGYFSFDAERSPAPLSCDKATQTPSPPCQALSHCLSAMASRWHSHSLAEDVQPEIWIAQELRRIGDEFNASYCPRRGFLDNQVGNPQIVILRLLRYIIRLLWRMQ; encoded by the exons ATGGCCAAGCAGCCCCCCGAGGCGAAGGCGCAGCTGCAGGGCGAGCGGCTGCCGGCCGAGGGGCCCCTTCGCCCCGGCGCCCCCGCCGCCCTGCCCGGCTCCCCCGGCAGCCCCGGGCCCTTCGCCACCCGCTCGCCGCTCTTCATCTTCGTGCGGAGGTCGCCGCTGATGTCGCGCTCCTCCAGCGGGTACTTCTCCTTCGACGCCGAGCGCAGCCCCGCGCCGCTCAGCTGCGACAAAGCCACGCAGACCCCCAGCCCGCCCTGCCAGGCGCTCAGCCACTGCCTCAGCGCCATGG CTTCCCGGTGGCATTCTCACTCGCTAGCAGAAGACGTACAGCCAGAAATCTGGATTGCACAGGAGCTGCGGCGCATTGGAGACGAGTTCAATGCCTCCTATTGTCCAAGAAGG GGTTTCTTGGATAACCAGGTGGGAAACCCCCAGATTGTCATTTTGCGTCTCTTGCGTTACATCATCCGCCTCCTCTGGAGGATGCAGTGA